AGATAATTAACTGAACAGGTGTAAAAATATTCTACTAGGAACAGGGTTAGTGTAAGACTGCAATTCAATTAGCTATTCGAAGAAGTTTTTTCAAGAGTTGGGAAAGTAAGCTTGTAGGTTTTTTGAACTAGAAAAACAGAAACTAAAGAGAAAAGTTGAGTGAAATTTCCTAGTCTTTCATTTCTGTTCTACCACTTGCAGGTTACATAActgatatatataaagagaaagcTTGGATACTGGAGACTTCTACATAAGTCAATTCATAATCTGACAGACTTCCAGCTTTTACTTGGAAACTTGTTCAAAATCATATATCCTGCAATCTCAGACCATACTCCATACACATCAGATTTCATATCAGTTCAGGTCCCAAAATACACATACTAAACATATATACTGCAGAGTATTTAGAAAAAGTTTCATTATCCTTACAAGACTAAATagatcattgattatttgagaGAGAATTGCAGAATAAGAGAGGGAAAACAACCACATcggtataaaatatatttctcatttcgcaagatttagtaaaaaaaattatttacaccCAATCGGCAATTCCTGCCATGCAAAATTGTTCCGTGTGATCAGTTAAATTACCCCTTATAATCTACTCAAGCTAGAAGTTACATCAAGGAAAGTATCTTCCGCACAGGGAATAGTCAATCCACCCATTGGATGATCAAAACCAAACTCCTCTTCAGCTTTACTTAGCAAATCTTGAAATGAAGCCTGGTTCAAATATGATACTGGAACCACAAATCGCTTCTTCTCAGTTTCCCCAACGTAAACTGCTAGGAAACCTTTTGGAACATCTGAAGACTTTGAAGCTGCTTTATGGGCGCATGAAACAGGCCGACGGAGGCTTTGTTTAGCCAGAAAACCAAGCAAACGAATAGCCATTGTCACTTTAATGTTGATGTATCTAATTCAGAAGAAACTAATCAGCagattttttgttgaaaaggaATACGAGTAAAGAATGTGAAGACTTGTTTGGTTATGAGCCAAATATTTCGATGGTATATATATAGGTCATGAAACGGTATGTTCAAAATCCTCATGAATCTGAAGTTGATATATGGACAAGAAACAATTGGATGGGGTCTGCAATTTAGACATAGCTCATAAGATAATCACATGGTCCTGTCTTCTAACTAGTCAACAAATATAGGGGACTTCGGAAAATTCATGTCCATCATATTGGGTCGATATGCTGGAAAACATCATATGCTCTACCACCACACAGACAAGCCTATGGAGGAGAAGTTAAAGATTGTGAGGGACAGTTGGATATCAATAATGCTGATATTATTGATGTAAATCTAAGGTAACTTGGACTAGGTACATGCCCGAGACAGTCAGTAGATGCTCTCAACCTACTTGATTCTGCGATTAGAGACATCCTTGCGACAACTAATTAATTTGAGGCTTGTAATCAGATGGAGGCAGAATAGATAAAATAGATGTTAGATGTTACTGTAACATATCTCCCCTAGAACATAAATTTGAAGGACGAAAATGAACAATTGGCAATTGTCTAATGCCATTATCTATAACAGAAGCTAAACAGCATTAGCAAACATTAAAGATATAGCAATCCTTTAGACTACATATGAACTTCAAGTCCGTGTTTGTACACCTTGCATGTTATGCAGCTCACCAATGACGATAATTATCGTCATAACTTGTGTAGTGGATCATGGGATTGACCGAGTGCGACGGTGCAGCTGCCGCCCCTGGCTGCATCCCCCCATATGGGGGTAAGAATGGTGGCCTTGGCATATACATTGGTTGTGGAGGCACCGGTTGTCGACTTGGTCTTCCATACATCGATGGTCTATTGAAATGGCTTCCATTAAATGGTCTTGAGGATCCAAATTGATCCATAGGTAATTGGCTACCATAAAATGGCTGTGAGGATCTAAATTCATGCATAGCTAATTGGTTTCCATATATTGGCTTTGATGATCCAAATTCATTCATAGGTATCCTTGGAGCCTGCCACTTATTGTCAGCATGAGCTTTTGCAACCAAAGATCTAGCCCTCGGTTTGTTTCCGAATATTATTTTACCAAGCCAACACCATTTACCCTTCTTGCTGTCTCTCGCGACGTACATGTTAGGGTTATCATGCAAAAACCTGTTGGCGGGTACTGCGCCGGGAACCGAATCACTCTtcctataataatttttattcaaattagttTTATCCTTGTCGTGGCCACCGCCACTCTCCATGGGTtctttttgaaaggaaaaaagttcTGCCTTTTTTCCCCACTCAGCGAACTTCTCTAGAATTACCGCAGGCTCAACACTGCCGGAAACGATCACCAAATCTTTTGCTGTGTCGATGGTGATGGAATTCACCCCTAGCAATTAGACACAATGTTTAAGAAGGAAACgcttgcaaaaatattattacaagaCACGGAAAAATCCACGAAactgtaagaaaataataataataaaaaaacctttgattTTCTGCAACTTTTCCTTGGCTCTCTGCGTACATCTTGAACAGCAACTGATATGCACTTTCACGgtgaaaatctgaaaaaaaaagggccAACCAAAAGAGTAGATTTCATAAACAAATTGTTAAAGTTAAAGGGatgaattcataaattaaagCAAGGATGGACCATTTAttgtttacatgaaaaaaagaagaagaaaaagtgaCCTATATATACAAAATAGATATACAAGGAGCTAGAGAGAGGAATTACGTACAGGGACAGCCATTGGAATTACTGTGGTGTTTTGGAAGATAAGAAGGCAGTTTCTTTTGAAGACAAAGTGATAACTTCAATGAAGAACTCGTtaggttttatatttatatataggatTAGGGTTTTGCTTGATCTTTACgtataatttctaattaatagaGCAGTTAATTCGTTCAAAATCTAGTATCGGGTGTTCccataattgaaaattaagtgcaattaattaaattagtagaaataaattaaatcttgtTAGATATCATGCACGcaacttctttatttatttttctgctttGGGAGAATGCATGTATTTTGAGTATAATAAGGAAATGAAGTTCattcaattattatgaaaattaaatccataatatttttttcacttcaaagAATTTTCACATAGAAAAATTCtatactaaatgaatcttttttatACCATTTCCCCCCCTgataaatcttttatttctttttcaccaccttaacatgattttttttacacatgGCCGCCCAATATTTAGGTAGGAGTAAATAAGTAATTATTGTCTGAGTATTTAATGCTGAACCGATTTTTTCTCTGCAAATAATTAAAGCACCTagtttatatcaataaaaaggGAGATTTTAATTTCtgtaattaacaatatttagTCATGGATTCTGATTTTGCTAAATTACATAAATggaaatgaaattataattagacTCAAATGAACGGGAAGTTTCACATTGGGCTGGAATTTGTGTATCCTTGGCAGTGAGAGTACCCGATCCATGGGCCCTAGGAGGGCACGTTGTTAACCTGCGCACTAGTACAGACGTCAAACCTTGTTTTCCGAACCCATCTATATTTGGAGCCCATAGAGCCCAGCTATCCCAGAAATGGAGCCTGGCAAGGTTAGACCCGTTATGCCATTGTTGGTGGAATCAAGGAAGAGGACATGCTGTGACATCTAACTGGAGGCAGAACATTTagccaaaaaaacatttacataGAATTGGAAAATCCTGccaacaaaaattgtttttctctaaTTATTAGATTAACATCCTCTCTTGTAAGTTAGAATCTACTCAAGCTAGAGGTGACATGAAGGAAAGTCTCTTCGGCACAAGGAATGGTTAAACCACCCATTGGATGATCAAAGCCGAATTCATCCTCAGCCTTACTTAGCAAATCTTGAAATGAAGGCTGGTTCAAATAGGAAACTGGAACCACAAATCTCTTCTTCTCGGTTTCTCCCACATAAACAGCTAGGAAACCTTTCGGTACATCCAAATACTTTGATGAAGCTTTATTTGCTGTCGAGAAAGACCTACGGAGACTTTGTTTAGCCAGACCAGGCAAACGAATAGCCATTGTCTTTCTTGATCGTAGAACAAAAATTCTCAGGTTAAAGGGAGTAGTAGATCAGTAGAGAATGTGAAGGCTTGGCTGTGGGTATGAGCCATGGATATGGATATGTTTATATAGGTGGAATGGTACGTTAAAAATCTTGTAGAGTTTGGGATATGTGGCCAAGAAACATTTAGCAGAGATCTGTTTACGACATAGCTCATAAATACATCACATGGGCCTGTCTTTCTACGATTCAACATATGTAAGGGACTGAGAAAATTCTTATCTTCAAATGTCGAAAAATCAACAATCTGCCCTATAACTATAGTGAAAAGCCAATAAAGGACCAGCTAAAGATTTGGAAAAGGACAGTTGGATGTGAATGTTGGTATGGATGCAAAACTAAGCGACCCCATTGGATTTTGCATGAAGAAGCATTCTCAGTAAAAAGAAGGAAGGTATGTGAAttaaagagagaggagaagctGAGGATTGAGTTTTTGATGTAGAAAGTTAAAGAGAGTAAGATCCAACTCGTGtttgtaagatatttttatgttcttcgTTCTGGGAAATACAAGAAATACTTGTTTGATTATGGTCTTTGTTGCTGCATATTATGCCTGTAGTTAATAAACCCGGCATAACCAGGTGATTGATCGAGAAACTTGCAATctagaattgagttttaatttgaataaaaaaagttattatccTAATGAATTGACTCAATAACTCATGAGTAAACTCGATAACCCAGTTACTTGAAATCCTTTTTCGAGTCACACCTCGGATCAAGTCCGACAACAATGATTATGCTCAAGAGAATTATGAGACAATCATAAAAAGAGGACCCCACTTGAAATTCATGAATTGCAGAAAGAAGATCATTTCTGTGGATGAAATTAGAATGCAGGACAAGCTTCAGACATCTAGTTTGTTTTTGGTGGTAATGATGTGAATGTGTCCGGCCTCGAACAAATTTTCTTGTCATTAATTTCCCTCGAGATGCATGGTTAAAAACAGAAAGGCTAGCCTTGGTAAATCTGCAATCGAAGCTTTATTCACCAGCATTTATTGCTTTAGCAAAAAACTCTTACATGGATCacaaaaagtaaaggaaaagaagaagaagttctTGCCAGACAAGGCCTTGTGAAGAGCAGGTGAAGCAGGTGGCAATGCTCCTCCCTTTTAGAACCTATCCCACATTTCAGAAATCTTGTTCGTACTGcagtttatgaaattaatttgataattgactgcttaattgtttttatccaTCAAATATATAATGTGGTTGCCACCAAGACAGTAATTTTTTCTGTGTGTTGAGACTTGAGAGTAAGCAACAATGCTAGCCTCAACAAGATTCCAACATATGTTATGAGCCTTGCTATGTATTCATTGTGGTACTGGTAAAGCAGCATATCCATTCATTTATGAGCTTTCAAACAATATTAAAGGAAGATTAAACAACCTTAAagtaaggttgtcaattccgttccgtttcATTTGGAATgaccgaaacattccataccaattcaaaaaacagaacaaaacggaacaaatttcatctcattttaaatctcggtccgttccggatttttcggctaaattccgcccggaacgttccggtttcattccacatgttccgttccgctcttgaaaaaccattaaatcaaattgaaccttattcaatttaattaattaaatcacccaattataaaaggctctttttcattactattttcaataacaatgatattaataataatattgaaaattattattactattttcattaacaatgatattaattttttaaaattagatttatcactaatatatatagtttatattcatattgtttttttcatgtttatactttgtaggaatttgagcaaaacaagggatgctttagatttcattagccttgataacattgacctaactttatatttaaaatatttgtgttaaaacattttactttcataatattttgatattttgtttaagttttaatactttaagttaaagatctatttaatcttgactatttagaaatgttttaaattttgaaattatatttgtttgacattatgtttgtattgcataatttataattaatttatcttgaatttgaattatgtttgttgaatatatatatatatatgaacagtacaaccccgaaacggtacaccgaaacactccgaaactgaaatattttattccaattgaaaaaacaaaaacacctaCTGAAACAGAATTGACAACCTCAGTTAAACTAGCATAAATTAAAGAAGGGTATGCTGCTTAAACAATCGATGGTAATATGCtacctaataaaaaaacaaatcaagatctTGATCATATAATTTTTGGCCATTTGTATCGGTTAATCCAATCATTATGGGAATAATATTCAAtgatattgaattgattatgagggaaaacaaagaaagtttctcatatttgaaattgtttgaTTCCATAACAGAAAAATATGGTTATCAAAGTGTGGATTTACATCAAATTGGCACTTCATGCCAAACAAGATTATTCTATCTGATTAGTGTGATTGCCCCTATTTTATGATCTACTCAAGCTAGAAAGGACATCAATGGATGTGTCTTCTCTGCAAGGAATTTTCAAACCACCCATTGGATGACTAAAACCGAACTCCTCTTCAGCTTTATTAAGCAAATCTTGAAATGAAGGCTCCTTCAGATAGGACAATGGAACTACCGATCGCTTCTTCTCTATTTCACCGATGCAAACAGCTAAGAATCCTTTCGGTATATCTAAAGATCTTGAAGCACATCATGTACCTGGCAGTGACCATCATAGCAGAACATGGTTTTTTAAGTAATTAGCCTCAACATCTATTGCTGTAAAAATTGTAACAGCTAGAGGAACAGATCAGTGATTACACTAAATATTGTACGTCTGACTCTAAATTTTCCTTACTTTGCTTTAACTATACAGGTATGAACACAAGTTCTTAATATTTGACATGATGCAATCAAAGTAAACTTGACTTATTTAGGCCTTTGTCTGTGATGAACTGATGCCTGACACCATAAACATGTTTACTTTGTTGTTACTACAGCAACATATAAAAAGACTGCCAAAATCCAGTTTCAgatgaagagttttttttttttaatttaggttatGGGGGAAAGTAATTAGAGCAATGATCATGGAGTAGCGCATTTAACGAACGTAAGACAACACGACAGAAATTTGCAAGAGAACAATATATAGCcatgagaaaattaaagaacTCATTGATTAATGCATTCACtctcaaatttgaaataaaatttgagaagaCAGCAATAGTACTGTGAACCATGTTCATTTCCcttaaggaagaaaaaaggtATCCGAGAAAAGGTCTGTGCATGGTAGTCTTAAGTCCTCAGTGTCTTATTTGCAAAAAATTTGCTTGAGTCAATCTACGCCACTATCTGCTTTCATGACTAACTTAAGCAAGAAATGACATCCATGAAAATCCCTTCTCTGCAAGGACTTGTCAGACCGCCCATTGGATGATCATATCCTAATTGTTCTTCAGCTTGGCTAAGCAAGTCTTGAAAAATAGGTTGGTTCAAGTATGGTACTGGAATTACAAATCGCTTCTTTTGGATTTCTCCAAAAAATTGTATTTGAGCTGAAATGCTTAGGAGGAAACATGAGCACGTCAGATTCATTTTTACAACAAAGTAAATGAAGATAAAGGAAATATGAAATTTACTATTCCATCCATTATATGTGACATGTCAAGTCTGCAATGATAAAAGTCCTATTTCAACTCATTTTCTCCCTTGTGCTAATTGAATGGATCAACTTTCCAGACTAGATTTGTCCTCCCTTGAGTCTCCATCTCCACTTTCCTTGTAGGGCCATGTCCAAGGCACTCTCACAGACATAGTAATGAAACCAAAGAAAATTATCAGTTCTGACAACAAATTTGTCTGGCAATCCAGTTTTCTGGGGACCATTGTTGAATAGTTGTTGTAGATGCTTACTTGTCAAGTGACCCATTTGGCCATTTATATCACAAACTACCAAACTGGATCGGCTTTTAGCCTTGTGTTCTTGCACCTACCATATGCCAAGTAATCAGATTATGAAAGGATACAGGATTCTATTCTATGCTCCTGcatattaaaattcatattgTGGCTGATGAGACTAAGACAGAAGCTTTTAAGTAAAGAACTTCCATGAGCAACTCAGAGCGCTGAAGAAGCATGGATCTTCTTATTGGGTCATTAATCGAACTAAGTGATCAAGCACTATAAAGTCAGACAAGCTATCCACACAATGCAGCCTCATAAATCAGATTGTAACCATAAGGAGATACTGCAGAAAATCAAGTTGTTAACTAAACGGATGGTGCCTACAAGCGTTCCTTCATCAACTATATCTTTTTACATCCATACAATTCATGCACTTCAAGGAAATGCAATGTCGTCGAAGAGTATTGCTCATTTGAACAGCATAACGTTTGAagtgagaagaaaaaacataactgtAGCCTGTAGGAAACCCTTCCAAgggaaagatcaagaaaaaaaatatattctttcttttttgattaaCCAAGTCAGCAAAGTTATAAGTGAAAGGCAAGACatcaaaaggaaaatatttctGAATCTCATGAACAAAAAAGTTTCAGTAATGCTTTCCTTTTCGTTTATACAACAAAGTTGGATCCATGGTTTGTGGAGGGGACAAATATTTCTCCTTCTCCAGGACTAGAGAGAGTAAATTCTGTACATGATATTTGGAATGTATTCTACATCCTACAAAATTGTTTTCTCTAATCTATGTTAGTCCTTCAAGCTAGAGGTGAGATCGATAAAGATGTCTTCTCGACAAGGGATCGTAAGGCCACCCATTGGATGTTCGAATCCAAATTCTTCTTCAGCTTTACTTAGTAGGTCCTGAAATGAAGGTTGGTTCAAGTATGATACTGGAATCACaaatcttttcttctcttcttctccaacaTATACTGCAATGTAGCCTTTTCGGACATCTTTAGCCGCAGATGATCCTCGAAGAATATTTTGCTTAACTTGAAGAATACGGGGCAAGCGAATAGCCATCATTTTGTTTGGATGTGTGTTAGAACAATCTGAAGATTATAAAGGTTTTAGTCAAGAGACGAGAGCTCTGATACTTGATGAGAATGTAAAGGCTGCAATTGTGTGTATATATAGATGAAGTAATAGGCaaggaaaatcattttttatgtgGCGCAAAGGCATTTGGATGGGGTCTGATGGAAGACATGAACTTATGAGGGATCACATGGTATTGTTTTCTGACTCATCATCAAGATGAGATCCGAAGCAAGTCCTTGATAATTAATGCTCGCGGTTTCCTGATTAAAACAGTTTGAAAAATTGCAGTAACATTTGGTTTTCCTACTGTGAAACATTTTCATTTTCCTGAGGACGAAAAAATGGGATTAGCAAAAGCATGTATAACTATCTACTTGAACTGTGTTAGCCtctcaacaaaaaagaaaaaaagaggaagaaatggCTTCAATGAAAATGTCTACTCTACAAGGAATTGTGAGATCTCCCATCGGATGATCATAATATCCAAATTCCTCTTCAGTTTGATTCAGGAAGTCTTGAAATATAGGCTGGTTCAAATATGATATTGGAAATACAAATCGCTTCTTTTGGATTTCTCCAACATAAACTGATGGGCAGCCCTTTGGCACATTTGAAGCTGCTTAGCTTCTTGCAGATGAAGACTGCGGACGAATTTGTTTAGCACGTACACTGGCAGTCGAAAGAAAACCCATTATTTCAAATCTAAGAAGACTTGTTAAGCAAAGGAACTTTTGATTCTAAAGGATGTGACGGCTTGAATTGCTCGTCAGCCTAATTAAGTGTGTATTATGGATGTAAGGTTTACATGATACAAAGCGCTTAATGCAAGAAGCTGGTCGGCAAGAGGCCCTTGAATGTGGAGTAGTCAAGACATCAACTCATGAGTCATCACATGGTTTTGTCTCCAACCTAATTATCAAGCATACAGGTAGGACTGGCCACAATTCATTTCTGGGAAACGTTATGACCCCACTGCTTTATGAACTATATAGGTCTACTTCCATTCCAAGTTATTCAAGGAGGATGATATATACTGATTGTCCAATTGACAATATAagcttatattttctttctgttcTTCATATCTGAGACTTTGCCTgtcatttattttgtaattttaaggCAAGATAtccattgaattttttctatTCAGATTATTCTATGTTTATCAAATTCAAAGATTTGAAGCTATAGTCCTTGCgttattttcttggaaaaaaaaaactagaatctAACTGCATGGAAAAGTACTTAGCAACTGGAAGCTCTGAGAGTTACACTCGTATCATTTCCGGCACACTAATTTCATATCAATGAAAAAACTTGTCTGTTCTTCCAAAAAATGAATAAACTTGGCTTGACAGATGACAGTGCACAATGAAGTTCACATGGCCTTGCCGGCTTGCCCTGCTGCCAGCACTGATGATTAGCCAACTCGATACATCATTGTACGGAGATGCTTTTACTTCGAGGAGGGATCACTAACAAAATCTAGTATGATAGATGATCGATCATTTTCAAGACGTCCCCCTTTGCAATGTGCCAAACATGGCCTTATACGT
This region of Populus trichocarpa isolate Nisqually-1 chromosome 9, P.trichocarpa_v4.1, whole genome shotgun sequence genomic DNA includes:
- the LOC7494285 gene encoding auxin-induced protein 15A; this encodes MAIRLLGFLAKQSLRRPVSCAHKAASKSSDVPKGFLAVYVGETEKKRFVVPVSYLNQASFQDLLSKAEEEFGFDHPMGGLTIPCAEDTFLDVTSSLSRL
- the LOC7494284 gene encoding heavy metal-associated isoprenylated plant protein 6, whose protein sequence is MAVPIFTVKVHISCCSRCTQRAKEKLQKIKGVNSITIDTAKDLVIVSGSVEPAVILEKFAEWGKKAELFSFQKEPMESGGGHDKDKTNLNKNYYRKSDSVPGAVPANRFLHDNPNMYVARDSKKGKWCWLGKIIFGNKPRARSLVAKAHADNKWQAPRIPMNEFGSSKPIYGNQLAMHEFRSSQPFYGSQLPMDQFGSSRPFNGSHFNRPSMYGRPSRQPVPPQPMYMPRPPFLPPYGGMQPGAAAAPSHSVNPMIHYTSYDDNYRHW
- the LOC7494283 gene encoding indole-3-acetic acid-induced protein ARG7: MAIRLPGLAKQSLRRSFSTANKASSKYLDVPKGFLAVYVGETEKKRFVVPVSYLNQPSFQDLLSKAEDEFGFDHPMGGLTIPCAEETFLHVTSSLSRF
- the LOC7494281 gene encoding auxin-responsive protein SAUR24, translating into MMAIRLPRILQVKQNILRGSSAAKDVRKGYIAVYVGEEEKKRFVIPVSYLNQPSFQDLLSKAEEEFGFEHPMGGLTIPCREDIFIDLTSSLKD